A stretch of the Capsicum annuum cultivar UCD-10X-F1 chromosome 10, UCD10Xv1.1, whole genome shotgun sequence genome encodes the following:
- the LOC107844516 gene encoding uncharacterized protein LOC107844516, whose product MTIKLVIGGLTLNICSAYMPQVGLDEEEKRIFWEVLDEVVRGVPRSEKIFIGWDFNGNIGASPIGYGDVYGGFGFGDRNDAGAALLNFVRNFGLVVVNSCFLKKKEHMVTFRCRLVKTQIEFLLLMKGDRTLCKDCKVLSSENLVTQHKLLLIDLVIKKERKRKGRESRPRVRWCGLNPVTALEIGAKLEGMRARKYGGT is encoded by the coding sequence ATGACAATTAAGTTAGTCATTGGGGGGCTTACGTTGAATATCTGTAGTGCTTATATGCCACAAGTGGGCCTGGACGAGGAGGAGAAGAGGatattttgggaggttttggatgaggtggttcGTGGTGTGCCTAGATCGGAGAAGATTTTCATAGGATGGGACTTCAATGGGAACATCGGGGCATCACCGATAGGTTATGGTGATGTGTATGGAGGCTTTGGTTTTGGGGATAGGAATGATGCAGGAGCTGctcttttgaattttgtgaggaactttgggttggtggtagtgaattcctgCTTTCTAAAGAAGAAGGAGCATATGGTCACTTTTCGTTGTAGGTTAGTCAAGACTCAGATTGAATTTTTGTTGCTTATGAAGGGGGATAGAACTTtatgtaaggattgtaaggtcttGTCGAGTGAGAATCTTGTGACCCAGCATAAACTTCTGTTGATTGACTTGGTTATTAAGAAGGAAAGGAAGAGGAAGGGTAGGGAGAGTCGACCTAGAGTTAGGTGGTGTGGCCTGAACCCAGTTACTGCTTTAGAGATAGGGGCAAAGTTGGAGGGGATGAGGGCTCGAAAGTATGGGGGGACATAG